Proteins encoded together in one Lutra lutra chromosome 4, mLutLut1.2, whole genome shotgun sequence window:
- the LOC125098389 gene encoding lymphocyte antigen 6H-like isoform X1: MTGLHLFLLAVLLCWDRGPALSLQCYTCIDMENSGPCQPLQCLMQGVCYSSNMTLTTGDGKQLKYQQKGCAPSCNKVSRVMQQLSEMSPLDVLDPAGLQGQPKFESQGLVCCEKDLCNGGPGHLGPGGGLLLSLGPVLLWALL, encoded by the exons ATGACAGGCCTCCACCTCTTCCTGCTGGCCGTCCTGCTGTGCTGGGATCG cGGGCCAGCCCTGAGCCTGCAGTGCTACACCTGCATTGATATGGAGAACAGCGGTCCCTGCCAGCCCCTCCAGTGTCTGATGCAGGGCGTCTGCTACAGCAGCAACATGACCTTGACCACGGGAGATG GAAAGCAGCTGAAATACCAGCAGAAGGGGTGCGCCCCTTCCTGCAACAAAGTTTCCAGGGTAATGCAGCAGCTCTCCGAGATGAGCCCCCTGGATGTCCTGGACCCTGCAGGCCTGCAGGGCCAGCCTAAGTTTGAATCGCAGGGCCTGGTGTGCTGTGAAAAGGACCTGTGTAACGGGGGGCCAGGACACCTTGGCCCTGGCGGGGGGCTCCTGCTCAGCCTAGGGCCCGTCTTGCTCTGGGCCCTGCTGTGA
- the LOC125098389 gene encoding lymphocyte antigen 6H-like isoform X2, translated as MTGLHLFLLAVLLCWDRALSLQCYTCIDMENSGPCQPLQCLMQGVCYSSNMTLTTGDGKQLKYQQKGCAPSCNKVSRVMQQLSEMSPLDVLDPAGLQGQPKFESQGLVCCEKDLCNGGPGHLGPGGGLLLSLGPVLLWALL; from the exons ATGACAGGCCTCCACCTCTTCCTGCTGGCCGTCCTGCTGTGCTGGGATCGTG CCCTGAGCCTGCAGTGCTACACCTGCATTGATATGGAGAACAGCGGTCCCTGCCAGCCCCTCCAGTGTCTGATGCAGGGCGTCTGCTACAGCAGCAACATGACCTTGACCACGGGAGATG GAAAGCAGCTGAAATACCAGCAGAAGGGGTGCGCCCCTTCCTGCAACAAAGTTTCCAGGGTAATGCAGCAGCTCTCCGAGATGAGCCCCCTGGATGTCCTGGACCCTGCAGGCCTGCAGGGCCAGCCTAAGTTTGAATCGCAGGGCCTGGTGTGCTGTGAAAAGGACCTGTGTAACGGGGGGCCAGGACACCTTGGCCCTGGCGGGGGGCTCCTGCTCAGCCTAGGGCCCGTCTTGCTCTGGGCCCTGCTGTGA